The DNA sequence AAAATCGACGAATCTACGgttcaaagattttcaaagtgtgcgcgagaaaaaaaattggcggatGTACCGTTACGtccgatattattttttgacagacgaaattttaaatttcttttcaaaatacttATCATCCTCGCAACTTCATCAGAGGTTTTTGCGTTGATcacgaaaaaaacacaataatgGCGGATGCAACCTGATATCATTTATAAAtgtgataaatgaaaatatactttGGTGCGGAAAGCGTGGATCCATCAACCATAAGGCCTTTTAcctttaatcattttttcggaaaattttaatgtAGATATACGTTGTGAGTACCTTTAAAGCGAATttcgtaaaaagaaaaaattatacgcccTTTCATCATCGAAATCGCCTTTTTGCTGCATACGTTCTTGTATCATTAGACGTACGATACTATTATACAATGTCAAGTAAGTAAAACGGGAAAATATGTTCCCCAAAAAGTATGAATTGTGCACTAATTGTGCAAAGTTTATGTTATCATCACGGATTACCAGAAAATTGCCGTGTTTTTTCCGGTAAGAAAAATTCCCGGTTTTTCCCCGGTATTCCCGTTTTTCCGCTGCGTATACACCCTAAAATTCCATGTGACGTCGACCATAAATCAGCACAAACttctaaaatgaaatttatcatcAACTGAATCGTGTTGAAGAGATTTTCTATTTACATTAAATAGGTGAATATAGAACATTATTAGTCAGATGGGCTAACCGGATGATATCCTGATAATATGTTGCTCCAGAGCCAGCGTCAAAGAAAGCTATATGTATTTTGCACTGCTCTGCCACCTGACGATCCCGAGCCTGTCACTTGCAGCTGTTGTTCTGCGATATTTTGTTGTTCTAAACGTTCCAGTGACTCGGCGCGAGTTCTTATTGGTCCACCGTGAGTCTGCACCTGTTTCATGCAATAGCGAATGAAACATTGCAAGCTGCTTCAAAGTCTGGTAATATATCCATTTGTAGACAAATCGCTAGTACAAGAGTTCCAGTTGATAGAAGTTGCTCATCCTGAGATTCAAGCACCATTCATAAATCGATGAGATGCtcggtaattaattttttgtcaaggCAAactgatagtttttttttttttgttttaaataattgaaatctgTATGGTCGAACATAAATAACAAAGTGAGAATCTTTTAATAATGTCAACTTCACCTCTTGACTTGCATTTTGACTACAAATActccttttctattttcttattaCACACATaggaatattaaaaatgatgaataattgatgggtgattaaaaatgttgaatgatAGTTGATTAAAGAATAATTTACCAGTGTGATAAATCACATGATAATGAAGGTAATTAAACGATATCACCATTCAGAAATTGTATGAATTATAGTTATACCTTATTTAAAAGCGAGCCCCTCCCCCCACTGTCATATTTTTACACTTCATATCTCTTTTTCGTGTTATAGCAAAGCTTTTGAGATTGAACGATGAGAAATATGTACGAATTGCTAACATTAAGCGTCTAAACTCCTATCAGGTGTAGGTCAGATTtccaataaatcaatttttttcaaatggcaGTGCAACATCTACTGGGAAACTCGAATTTTGGACAAACATAGTCAGTCTAATAGCATGCTCCCTTTTAGCCAGAATAAAACAGAAATTGTCGAACCTGGATGTTATAATGTTCTATTCAATTTTAGAACATttagacataaaaaaaaaatttgtaaactcATTTCACTTTCATAGAAGCGCTATTgagagaaaagtgaaaattaatcgatcaacTACAAATGTACCTTAGAACAATtcacaatatttcattttagtGCAAGAATCTAGTCAATATCAACAAAATCATATCCATTTAAAAACTGGTGAATCAATTGGATCAATGCCGATTATACGATAGTTTGGAATCGACCTACCCTTAGGATTTGAGATCTGAAAAAGGGCCACCACCGTCCTCGCTTTATCGTGTATCTACTCACTGTCTGTAGTTTCAGACTTCAGACTGTGGGAGTCGGCCACTCGCGCTCACTCAAGAGGGGTTAGACTGCCGCTGCTGAGTCTTACTTCTCTGGGCTCTGGGGCTGTTGCCGGCCTTCGTTCCTGAGGCTGTTGGCTGCTAGCTCCAGTTGTCACGTGATGCGTAGGCCGGCTGGCAGGATTAGCCACCACATATTCTGTTAATGTCACGTCCGCTGTACCTCCAGATTCCAGAGGGATGGGATTTTGTCGAAAGTGTTCCAGCATGTCATGGATTGCTGGGAACCAGAGGTGTTGAACTCGACATTGTCCTTGATCGTTCAACGTCATTCGTAGGTGCTatcattgcaaaaatttattgaaaaattaccttTCTACGATACACAGCCAGATACAAAATAATCATGGGATGTGACACGATTGAGGtgaaattgtttctttttttctttattcgacCAATTGGTGTATTTATTACAATCCCTGGAGAGAATCAATTCCATCATTCATGAAGATCTTAGTCAGGAAGTATCTAGGGATATTAAACTGACAATGTAGTGCTTCGAACGTACTTTCAAgaatatcataaaaattacTGACTTATCTGCTAAGCAAATAACTACCCATTCATTGTATCTGCCGCACATCAAATGTAATTCAACCGAGAAATAAGTGTTAATATAACATTTTCACAAACCGTATCTCAAATATTCATAATTGGAGTTTAATGCAAAGAAGTGTTTTCATTGAAACATTGCAACTTCTTTTCTcgtacgcttattttgatcaaaattttcagcttaacAAATGTGTTTCCAGGAAATACTTCGATTCATGCAAGATCACTAAGGGTTGTTCCGATATGTTACCTACTACGACTGAGCCAATGTAGAATAATCTACCTTTGCTCTTCCTTGAAAGTTGAACGTCAGAACGAATTCCCCTTTCCTGGTCTCACTTTGCCGGACTAGGAATACTCCATGCCCGTTAGCTGCGCTGTGAAGGACCAGTTGTGCTGCGTCTGATCTGGGTAATGTTCCGTGAaaccaccgatattcacgtaAGCTGGTCGACAAGTCTAAATCTCCGTCGTTACCAGatactaaaaatatttgaaaaaatatcatcaatgCTGTAAAATGGGTTCAGTGAAAACATCATAAGCCCGGTAATCTATATGCATCGAATGGGGCAGGATTTcacttaaatatttcaagtcattatttctaaattcagcTCTTGTATTACAGAACTGGCCTGGAAATATAACGACTGGTCAAACTAGTAATAACTCGTTTTATAACTATTCGATATTTCAAATACTGGGATAATTACCATGTTTGGATCCTAATATATTACctttataatttaatacaatctattaatatatataatgattaaaataatCCTAATCTAATGCTATTAAATTACAGTTCTGATTACAAGTGgctttattgattttaaattgaacAATGCATTACCTTGAATgctgttattttttcaaagtttagagAGATCGGATGATTCCGTTTGTTAAACGAATTCCCGTTTGTCATGATGATTTTCTCtggatgaaaattatcaagAGATAAACTAAAATCATTACTTTCTAAATTTCACATTCTCAATTCCGAAAACATCTAATCATCTTGCGGACCAGGATTAGTTATGCATATTCCAAACGAAGttgttaataacaatatttatttgtgtAGATCATTAATTCTCGCGAATACGATTTTAGAGAGATTATACTTGTGTATCATTTTGTAGCTCAACAAGGTTatcatttttctaattttataatGCCACAACTAGCAATCTTGGTAGATACAGTTTCGACAGATAGAGCttcgacctttttttttagctcATTAGTAGCAGTTCAAGAAAACCCGTGTATGTGAAACTTTGTTAGGTTTTTAGAGATATACTCCTGTTTCATCAACAATTATATcaatgttattgaaaatttgtgagaaaattcatttgcaAATACGTTTTAAAAATACTATACATTACAAGATGTTTCTATCTCGAGAAGACTTtgttttcattaaattcaatgattttgcACTCTGCCATTTTCTTATCTCAACATGATTCTGACTAGATTCCATACTCGAAAAGTCAACTGAACGgcgtgattttttcaataaaattgtcagtttctttctttgattatggaaaaacaaaaatcaatcttGATGCTAACTACTTTATGGTACAACTTGTTCATCAATTGTGAAGTTTTGCCactattttcatattataaaatttgtgaCTTGTGTACGTTACATTACACTTTTTCATTATCCCTTTCTGAATCCTGGTTTCATGGTgcattactaaaaaaaaagtatatattgTTATAATGACATATTTATTGCCAAGTTTCCAGGACAATTTTAAAATGACTTTCAAGGAGTcggcttttcaaaataagagTATGTTTCGTTTATCATGGTTAGctaaatttcatatttcctAAATTTGCGAAACAATGATTTTTCCTAAATATGCATCGTaatagtaacgttactaatttcatCCTTGTATGAAAAATACATTCTGTGATATTTGTATGCTACTATGCACACATTACTTATATAGAAATTGTACAGATAtgtaaaacagatttttgtcaAGTTGATTTGTTTCGCTTAAAATATTAGCAATACACGAAAACGTGACTTGTgcaataatgaattttttgcataCCTAGCTCCAATAATCCTGCAAAGTATGGTGAGTCAttacaaaaatgaaagtaCTCAAATTCTCGAAATAAATTGGAAGAGTGGAAACATGTAAGCCGAAAAATTCCAACTATAATAGTAAATTGAATTCGAATGGTCAACAATCTAAATCATGCAAATGGCAATTCCAGAACTTTTAAGATCCCTCGAACGTTTCCAATATTTATAGCAGCGACGCCAAGAATTCTGTGAGTAAAACTCTCAGACCGTTCTCAGCTTCTCACGTTTAAGACAATCTTAGAACACTCACATTCCTCCATTTCTTGATGCGAGGGATAAAGTAGGTCCAAATTACTGTTGCTACTGAGTCTGAGCCGTGGAGGTAACTCAGGGGGGTTTCCCTGCTCTTCAAGACTGTGATGATCCTGGATCGTTCTTGTATTTTTACTCGCCGAATTAGCCCTGACCCTTTCCCCGTCGGAGTTAGAACTATGAGCAACAGAATTAGCGGCGGGATCGCCAGGTGTAGAGCCTGTGGCGTTGGAAGTAGTAGGTGCAGATCTCATGCAGTACTTGATAGTAGCAAGCCAAGATCGCATGTCGTTAGAATCGTGAGCCTCAATAACGAATTCTAAGTTCTGTTCAGCCTTG is a window from the Diprion similis isolate iyDipSimi1 chromosome 6, iyDipSimi1.1, whole genome shotgun sequence genome containing:
- the LOC124407552 gene encoding SH2B adapter protein 1, with translation MSVYNNAEGADNWAEFCDRHARAAASDFAKAFCTYVNLNLPESARATLSHRDFLRKFVDTFCEHFETEFLRRSTRSPSYDTRLHNQASGNDVDANPPNNQNNTRPPVRASSNEEFSDYSEQDGEPVSPKPVHKPFFRRLSFKGLKKGKGFFHKQQSDEVELSHSEHRRDKHSKAKLSKIVVECRKEGIVNCLIGENIDGTQKWEKCRLALVKAIGGYMLEFYSPPKAFKPRSGVFCFRITEARETTALEMPDHENTFVLKAEQNLEFVIEAHDSNDMRSWLATIKYCMRSAPTTSNATGSTPGDPAANSVAHSSNSDGERVRANSASKNTRTIQDHHSLEEQGNPPELPPRLRLSSNSNLDLLYPSHQEMEELSGNDGDLDLSTSLREYRWFHGTLPRSDAAQLVLHSAANGHGVFLVRQSETRKGEFVLTFNFQGRAKHLRMTLNDQGQCRVQHLWFPAIHDMLEHFRQNPIPLESGGTADVTLTEYVVANPASRPTHHVTTGASSQQPQERRPATAPEPREVQTHGGPIRTRAESLERLEQQNIAEQQLQVTGSGSSGGRAVQNTYSFL